Below is a window of Synechococcus sp. RSCCF101 DNA.
ATCAGGTGGTGGCCAACTGGTCCTTCGACATCGAGCCGCTGCCGTGCCTCAGCCGTGGACCCGTGGCTCTGATCGGCGATGCGGCCCATGCCATGAGCTCCTCCCAGGCGCGCGGCATGACGGCGGGCCTGGAGGATGCCGTCTGTCTGGCCCACTGCATCGGCACCGGCAGCGGAGGTCTTGCCTTCGCGTTGCACCGCTACGAGCAGGAGCGACTCCCCGTGGTGCACCGCTACCAGCAGCGGAGCCGGGAGGTCAGCAGCAAGGTGGGGCGTCGGCGCCCGGCGGGGACGGCACCAGCCAATTAACGAAGGAGGGCCTCCTCGTCGATCATGGTCACGTGGCGGTAGATGCCGTTTTCGAACAACTGGGTGGTGCGGACCCGCTCACGCTCGCTGATCAGCGTGATGACTTCGTTGTAGTGCGTCGCCACACCGTTCAGCGTGCGATTGCCGTTGTAGAGAATCAGGCTGTCGCTCACCGCCCAGGCCACACCGGAGAATGCCCTGGCCTTTTCCCCGGCCAGTGTGTACACCTCATCGGTGAGGGGAAACACCAGCTTCCCCTCGATGAAGTGGCCGTGGTAGCTGCTGACCCGCTCCGACTCGCTTCCGATGCGAACCGTGTTCGTCTGCACGTAACGGGCCCCATCGATGCTGATTTCCACCCGCACCCTGTCGGTATCGATGCACTGCCCCTCCCGTGAGATGCGGCGGGCCGTGCCCTCCCAGCGGGCGCAGTGTCGACGAAACACCAGTGGCACCCCATGGTCATCGAGGCTGACCTCCGGGATGCCATCCAATCGATCCGGGAAGAAGTCAGCCTGGGTTGGTGACGGCATGCCTGACCTCTGAACCTTGGCCCAGCATCATGAATCCAGGCCCAGCAGCGCCATGGTCGACCCCCTGATCGAGGCGGCGCGGGCCGCAGCCCGCCGTGCCCATTGCCCCTATTCCCACTTCGCCGTTGGGGCGGCGGTGCGCTGCCGCGACGGGACGGTGCTGCCTGGCTGCAATGTGGAGAATGCGAGTTACGGGCTCTGCCTCTGCGCCGAGCGGGTGGCGCTGTCCGCCGCAGTGGCGGCTGGACGGGAACCGGTGGAGCTGGCGGTCTGCTGCGCCTCGGCTGGTGCCGACGCGCCGGCGGGATCCCGCATGCCGTGCGGGGCCTGCCGGCAGGTGATGGCCGAACTGATGCCGCCCGAGAGCCGCGTGCATGTGGATGGTGTGGGCGTGTTCCGCGTCAGCGACCTGATGCCGGAGCCGTTTCGTCTGAACTGAGCCACTCCGGGCGTCGGAACACAGAAGGCGACGACATGCCCCATCGGCCTGCTGATCGGGGCGGCCTGATCATCCATCAACAGGCCCATTCATGACCGAAGCCCGGAGCAAACGCCCCGGGCCCTGGAATCATCCACCGCTCAAAGGTGGCTGCGTCGATCTGTGAAAGGATCGATCAAAACTGTTCAGTTTTCAGAGGGGTCGGAGCTGCTGGCGCTGGCCCTGGGGCCAGGTAACCAGTGGGGACTCCCGTTGGGTCCGGGGCACCTGGGACGGTGCAATGGACGGCGACTGAGCAACACGCCAGGGAGGCCAGGAATCGGTTGAGAGTGTTGGAGCAGGGTCCGAAACGTCAGCTCACTCCTGACATCTGCTGCGGCGGGGTGTCATCCATGTGCTGGCGCCTCCTGAATCCCGTTGCCAACACTTTCACCCCGATCTGTGCAGGGAAGCAAGGGGGTCTGACCAGGCCGACATGGCTCTTCACTCAGCGTGATTCTTGTTCACCACAACACGTTGAAGAGATTCTCCAGTAGCTGCCGTCGTGCTCCCCCGGTGGCTGCGCCGTGTCGCTCCTGCTGGCTGCGCAGCAGCATGGCGGCGCCATCGCCGAGGGCGCTGCGGATGAAGGCGCCGTCCTCCTCGATCCACTGCTCCACTCCCTCCCGCTCCACCTCCACATGGAACTGGAGGCCGCAGGCTGTCTCCCCGATCCGGAACAGCTGCTCCAGGCAGCGCTCGCTGCGGGCGAGCAGGCGGGCGCTCGCCGGCAGCAGGATGCGGTCTCCGTGCCAGTGCAGCACATCCAGCCGCTTCGGCAGCCCCGCCAGCATCGGATCGGTGCGTTCCTCCGCCATCAGCTCGATCGCTCCCCAGCCCACCTCCGGCTGGGGCCTGGGCGGACGCCCTCCCAGCAGCGGCTCCACGTTGCCGCCGGCGGCGTGGGCGAGAAGCTGTGCCCCCAGGCACACCCCGATCACGGGTGTGCCCTTCTCCAGCGAGTGGCGGATCAGGTCGGACTCGGCTTTCAGCCAGGGGTAGGCCGGGTTCTCCAGATCGCCCACACCCATGGGTCCTCCCAGCACGAGCAGGCCGTCTCCGCCCCCCGGCTCCGGCAGTGGATCACCACGATCCAGTCGCCGGACCTCCACCTCAAGGCGGTGGGCCTTCGCCATGGACGCGAAGAGCCCGGGGCCCTCCCGCGCCAGGTGCTGCAGGACCCATAACCGTGCCATGACGCCACTTCGATCCAGCCGCCCCACTCTGACGGTCTCTGCGGCTGTTGCAGCGCTTCCGCCCGCAGCGAAAGTGGGGTGAGTGCCGGAGCGTTCCGCCATGCCGAGCCTGCGCCTCAGCATCGATACATCCGGTCCCGTCTCCTGCCACCCCGTCACCGACCGGTTGCGCCGGTTCGTGGCCGACAGTGGCATCCGCGACGGCCTGCTGGTGGCCTGCGGTCTGCACACCACCATGGCTCTGGTGGTGAACGAGATGGAACCGCGCCTGCTGATGGACCTGGAGCAGTGGCTGGCGCGGCTGGCCCCGGCGGCAGAGCCCTGGAAGCACAACGATCTCGAGCTGCGACCCGACATCCCTGCCGATGAACCCTGCAACGCCCACGCCCATCTCCAGGCCCTGTTGCTGGGAAACCAGGTGCACCTGCCCCTGATCGAGGGTGAGCTGGCTCTGGGCACCTACCAGGACGTGATCCTGGTGGAGCTCGATGGGCCCCGCCGCCGCCAGGTGGTGGTGCAGCTGCAACCGGAGAGTCATGAGCCGCAGGAACCGATCTCCTGGGGCTGATGGGGGTGACGACGGCGGATCCGGGACCCATCTCCCTGCCGGCACATCCCGATGGCTGGCTCGGCCCGGATGGTCGGGTGCCTTGGCGTGACGCTCCCCTCACCGTGCTGCTGCTGCATGGCTTCACCGGTTCCCCCTCCAGCCTGAGGCCGGTGGCCGACCAGTTGCATGCGCGGGGTTATGGGGTGGAAGCGCCGTTGCTGGCGGGCCACGGCACCCGCCTGGAGGATCTGATGCCGGTGCGGCGCTCCGACTGGACGGCCCAGGTGGCGCAGTGGTGCGAACAGCTCGGCAAGCGGGGGCCGCTGGTGCTGGGTGGGCTGTCGCTCGGGGCATTGCTGGCCCTGCAGGAGGGGTTGCGCCAGGGAGGCCCCTCCGGTCGTTTGCGCGGCCTGCTGTTGTTCGCTCCGCCGATCGGGGTGCGCGATCCACGCCGTTTCCTGGCCCCGCTGCTGGTGCGGCTGGTGACCACCCTGCCCAAGCAGACCGACTGGTTCGCCGATCCCGACGCCGCTGCCGGCATGTGGTCCTACGACCGCTTTCCCGCGGCCTGCAGCATGGAGTTGCTGCGCCTGATGGGTGAGGTGCGCCGGCAGTGTCGCGCCCTGGCACGGCCGGTGCTGCCCCTGCCGACGCTGCTCGTGGGCAGCCGCCGCGATCCGGTGGTGAGCGCCACCGGGTTGGAATGGCTGGCCCAGCGGCTCGATCCGACCATCAGCCGGCTGCACTGGCTGGACCGCAGCGGCCACGTGCTCACCCTCGATCTTCAGTGGCCCGAGCTAGCCGACCTCAGCCTGGCGGCGCTGGCGTCATGGTCGTGACGGCTGGGAGGGCCATTCAGTCCCAGCGAACCGGATCACTGCCGCTCGGCAGCCCACCCGGCAGGAGCGGATGGTCCAGCAGATCGGCGGTGACCGTGTCGCAGATGGTGTTCAGCGGCAGCGAGAAGCTGCTGCCGTCGCGGTCGAAGGGGCCCTCCACGTACGACCCGATGCGCTCGGCCACCAGGAAGCCCAGACAGAGCACCCCCCCGATCAGCTGGGAGGCGCCCCGGTGAAACTCGAGCAGCAGCTCGAGTCCGTAGACCCAG
It encodes the following:
- a CDS encoding cytidine deaminase, coding for MVDPLIEAARAAARRAHCPYSHFAVGAAVRCRDGTVLPGCNVENASYGLCLCAERVALSAAVAAGREPVELAVCCASAGADAPAGSRMPCGACRQVMAELMPPESRVHVDGVGVFRVSDLMPEPFRLN
- a CDS encoding type 1 glutamine amidotransferase; the protein is MARLWVLQHLAREGPGLFASMAKAHRLEVEVRRLDRGDPLPEPGGGDGLLVLGGPMGVGDLENPAYPWLKAESDLIRHSLEKGTPVIGVCLGAQLLAHAAGGNVEPLLGGRPPRPQPEVGWGAIELMAEERTDPMLAGLPKRLDVLHWHGDRILLPASARLLARSERCLEQLFRIGETACGLQFHVEVEREGVEQWIEEDGAFIRSALGDGAAMLLRSQQERHGAATGGARRQLLENLFNVLW
- a CDS encoding secondary thiamine-phosphate synthase enzyme YjbQ; protein product: MPSLRLSIDTSGPVSCHPVTDRLRRFVADSGIRDGLLVACGLHTTMALVVNEMEPRLLMDLEQWLARLAPAAEPWKHNDLELRPDIPADEPCNAHAHLQALLLGNQVHLPLIEGELALGTYQDVILVELDGPRRRQVVVQLQPESHEPQEPISWG
- a CDS encoding carboxylesterase, translated to MGVTTADPGPISLPAHPDGWLGPDGRVPWRDAPLTVLLLHGFTGSPSSLRPVADQLHARGYGVEAPLLAGHGTRLEDLMPVRRSDWTAQVAQWCEQLGKRGPLVLGGLSLGALLALQEGLRQGGPSGRLRGLLLFAPPIGVRDPRRFLAPLLVRLVTTLPKQTDWFADPDAAAGMWSYDRFPAACSMELLRLMGEVRRQCRALARPVLPLPTLLVGSRRDPVVSATGLEWLAQRLDPTISRLHWLDRSGHVLTLDLQWPELADLSLAALASWS